In Bacillus weihaiensis, the genomic stretch TCACCAGAAAAATCGAAGATTATTAATCTACGTAAGCATGCATCTGCTTTTCTTGGATTTACCATACTCGCAAATCGTAAAGGTAAAAAAAGAGTGGCTCACACTTTTGTTCGAGCCGAGAAAGTACAGAAGATAAAAGCTGAAACAAAGAAACGGATTGAAATACTTCGCTCTTCACCAACAGCTGAAAATGCTTTGCGTTTTAATAGTTTTGTCTTAGGGTTACATAATTACTTCTGCAGAGCTACACACGTTAATTTAGCGTTCTCGCGTCTTGCTTATGAAATAGGTGCAATGATGTACAATCGTCTTAAGCCTATCGGGAAATATTCACATCCAACGAATGCACCACCAACTTATAAGAAATTTTATAGTTTGGGGTTCAAGACATTTGAAATTGCTGGTATTCACCTTTTCCCACTCGCCAATGTTCAGACAAAAAACGTTATTAGCTTCACACAAAGTCGAACACCATTCACGATGGAGGGACGAGAGCAGATTATTAAAAATTTGCAAAAGAATATTAAGCATGAAATAGCTTTATTACTGGAATCGAAAATCCCGACACGGAGTGTCGAATATATGGACAACCGAATTAGTCGATACAGTATGAAAAAAGGAATCTGTGAAATCACGGGATTATTCCTCCAAGCACAAGATGTGCACTGTCATCACTATATTCCTATACATCTGGAAGGAAGTGACAAGTTTCATAACTTACGCATCCTTCACAAAGATGTACATAAACTTATCCATATGAAAGATTCAGCTAAGATAGATTTACTCAAGAAAATTCTGGGCATCACAGAACCGATGCTTAAGAAAATCAATAAATATCGGGAAAAATGTGAGTTAGAAATTATATAATCCAGAACCAAGAGTAACTTGAAACTTATAATTAATATAACTTCGTTAGATGGAACGCGGAATGCTAGGAAACTGGCACGTTCCGTGTGGAGCAGGGGAAAAGCCGGAGATAATCTCAAACGCTTACCTATTGCTAACGGTATTATGCTGAAGTCACTTTTTGGAAAAAAGGAGAAAAAAACAGAAGAAACATTGTATTCGCCTCTAACAGGAGAAGTTTTGAAGCTTGAAGATGTCCCAGATCCAGTTTTTTCTCAAAAGTTAATGGGGGAAGGTTTTGCGGTTGAACCAAGTGACGGCTCAGTTGTATCACCGATAAATGGACAAGTTATTCAAGTATTTCATACGAAACATGCAATTGGTTTACGTTCTGAAACAGGGGTAGAGATCCTTATTCATATCGGTTTAGAAACTGTAAGCTTGGATGGAGATGGGTTTGAAGTCCATGTTAAAGAAGGTCAAAAAGTGAAAGTGGGAGATTTACTGATATCTGCTCATTTATCATTAATTAGTGAGAAAGCAGAAAGTATTATTACACCTATTGTTATGACCAATTCAGATGTTATTGAAGAGGTAAGTGAAATGATTACTGGAAGTGCTACTAAAGGTACTACAAAGGTATGTACAGTTAGAGTAAAAAGATAGAAAAAAATACAGCTGTCCCACAGATTTGGGCCAGCTTTTTTTGTTAGATCAGAGCTAAAGTTAAGGTCAACAGCTAAGGTGCTGCATATTTAGCAAAGTTT encodes the following:
- a CDS encoding PTS sugar transporter subunit IIA; this translates as MLKSLFGKKEKKTEETLYSPLTGEVLKLEDVPDPVFSQKLMGEGFAVEPSDGSVVSPINGQVIQVFHTKHAIGLRSETGVEILIHIGLETVSLDGDGFEVHVKEGQKVKVGDLLISAHLSLISEKAESIITPIVMTNSDVIEEVSEMITGSATKGTTKVCTVRVKR